The genomic DNA GCATGGGTGTGTTGTTTATGTACAACCAGGTATGGATATTTGACCAATACTAAAGTGAAGTTTATATTAGTGACAACCGATCTTGATGTTCGCGATGCAGATGTTAGAAATGTAAGCATTCcagatttttgtgtttttttctagTTGCTGTTGGTTGGGTAAACGAAtgggaaaatatatataagtaacaTTTGGAAACCGATCTTGTGTTATAGTTTTTCAGGAGGTTCCACTCAGCTTATGTTGATGCAGTTTCAAACCCGTTTCATGTTCCTGGGAAAAAGATAACGTCTAGAAAATTTGCAGAAAATGTTAGCAACATTGTCAAGTCGTTTGGATCAAGTTCTACCGGATGAGAATCGGGCTTCATCAGGTGTTTTAAGGATTTATCAACCtcaatttttcatcttttttacaTTGTTCTTTGCCTTTGGGTAAATGACACACCTATGTTTATTCTTACACAATTATTGAATTTATGTTTTAAGTGAAGATCGTTTAATGGATTTCATTATTCATACATCTGCATATTGTTTCATTTGTGAAATCTTCCTGTGGTGTAAGATAATTATGTGTTTATGGATCGGGATAAGATTTCAAATTGGATGAAACATCAGGGTGCAAGTTAGGAGCGACTCTGCATATCGTATTTGGTcagtttttcaataaatttaaattcgaCCCTACTATGTCGGTTATATTCTATACCTTCTATCCGACTTAACCAGATATTGAGTCGGTTTCACCGAAAAATTCATcgtaaaaaaactataaatataaacaaatgaaaaaaacagTTTTCTAACATCTTCAACTGTCGATTATTGAACAAAACCATTCTATAAATTAGGGCGCTTAAATGCAGCAAACAAGACATTATTTCGAATACAATCCAAAGATTTTTGTCCACAAAGGATAATTCAACAAAATTTCCACTAAAAAATATGTGGAATCATTACATCGAAGAACACAACAATTGTACATACTCTAGAGTCATCAATAAAAAGGTTAACCTATATTAATGTGTCGCTCACCTCTACATTAATTAGTTCGGCTACCCGAATTCCCATTTGGGTTCGGGCTCGGGTTCGAGCCTTCACCGCTAAAGATTCCCCATTTCCCACCAGAAGAACCGTTTGGACCTTGATTAGGTGAGTTTCCTCCAACCCTAGTTGAACTAGATCCGCTTCCTTTCTTATACCTATTATCTTCAGCAGGTCTGCCACCACCACCACTTGAATCGCCATTATCTTTAGAAGGGCGGCTAAATATTCCATAACTTGTACCTGTAGAAGAACCAGGACCACCAGTCGGATGCGGTAATTTTGGCTTAGAAATGTCATTTGCAGGTGTACTAGCCCCGGTTCTCATCCCAGATCCAGGATTCAAACCAGATTGTGATTGCATTCTTTGGCCATGAAGATTCGGCCTTGTTTGGATTGCTTCTTTTGGACCAGAACTACGTGAAGGAACCTTTTCGTCCTCTTCAACATCAAAGACGCCATTCAATTCGCCATCATCATCCTCGGGCAACTCTGATTTTGCAAAATCTTCTATGGAAATTTTCTTTGCTTTCTTTAACTGGCCAAATTTGACATGCCTGGCGACAAGATAGGCTGATTTCTCTCCTTTTGATACACTTTCAATTACTGAAAACTCGCTGATCTGGATAAGAATGATTTATTAACTGAATCAAGCAGTTATtagcaaaaacaaaaaaaggAAAGTGCAAGCGTGTGTGTATATACCAGATTTGAGACACGTAAGATATAGCCTCCGAATTCGTCACCTTCTTTACCCGACGGCGTACTCTGTTTCTTTTTGTTATCGAGAACTACCGTACACTGTTTTGAATCAATAATCAAATCATCCaccaaaataccctctattttcttcattatatatttatatccctaatatatttttacccaaatacctgattttcaataacctatatgaaacaaggttatttggtaataaccacttggttattcaaataaccctagatcaaacaaggccttatcTGCTAACACACAAAATGCAGAGTTTGATGTaggttttattttcaaacaatttgTTTTTAGGAGAAATAAGATGacaaagtggattatttgggtaaGTGACTAAACTatgttttgtatttaatattttaaagtaagggtattttaatattttaaattgctgatttgattaattaaatgattgatgatgggataagaggttatttggattaaattcaaataatccttcatcaaacaaggtctaGTTGTCAACGAGAAAGAGTTACAAGAGACTATTGCATTTACCAAAATCTTTCCACCATCATAGAACAGACACTAACAATAAAGTACCTTCACACGATAACCTTTCTCCATTAATTTCTTAGCTGCATCTGCTTTCATCTGAAGATCCTTTTGTTCCTGCAAAACACACCAGCCTTTTCATCTCTGCTCAACTGTAatcaaaacattatattttgCCCTAGATTTCAGTGATGCTACACCAGATATAACTTTCATTGTCTGGAACtaagtaaaaaaactaaactagttgtatttttctaaaattcatGGCTGCTATACATGGCATGACTTGTATTTCACTGGTCTGATTTTTACCAtggttttaatgaaatttacatttctttttgaaaaagaataattaagTGAAAAAAACTAGACCAGTTGGACAATTATGCTCATGTGGCTTCAAACTGGTGTGCTTACAAGGAACAAAAGATGATGACTTTCAATTATCTCATGCTTGTAAGAAATTATTCCGCAAAACATGTAAACAGAGCACTAGATCAGGAACTTACAGCTTTAACAGGAAATCGAATTTCTTTGCAAGCCCCAGTTTTCAGAGTATCTTTGGTCTGCATTAGAAAAGGAAACATATAAGCATTTATATGATGTATGCTATAAACTCAGCTTAAGTGGGTTATTTTAGGTTCTGCTACACCTCTCAATCTTGGGGTGGGACTGGGTTTGTTTATtgtatttgtataaaaaatgtcAAAGCATAACAAATGAACCACACCCCTCTACCGATGGAAAATAATCAACAAATTACAGTTTGAACatctattaatatattaaactatttaCAACTGATCAAAGGGCTCCtagaaaacaaaatcaaatccaTTATGTTTATCCAATGTAACAAGTCCATGAATAAATTTCTGTAACATTAATAAACAGGACATCTTTACTTATTATTGATTGAAGTATTTGATACCCATGTTAGGCATACATTATATAATCATCATGTTGAATTACTATCatgtaatttcttttatatcttGTTGCACATATATCCAAAAGTGAAAGTAAAACTAGTGCGATTACAAGCTAAATTGTCCAAAATGACAAACAGATACAAAATTGTATGTTCATCGTCTTACTTGTTACCGAAATAGCCCTATTTGTTCCACAAACATGAAAGAACACATCAATAAAAGGTAACCCAAATACTTTTCTAGatcaagaaaaagaaacatgTTTTCATTCATTTATAGTTTTAACATGTATCCTCCCCTAAACACAGTTCAAAGAGTGATGCAACAAACAAATACTGTACCTTGTTCTCCTTCACACGCACTTTATCCTTCGTCTGTTTGGCAAACTTCTCTCTGTTATAGTCCATAATTTTGCAGACAGGTGGTTTACCATTTCGTTGAACCTACAAGTAAGAAATTAAATCATGAAAAGGCAAAACATACATGTTACTACAGTGATTTCactaattaataaacaaaacaaatgaagtTCTAAGTATCCAAAGAGATTAACCTCAACAAGGTCTAGGTTCAACTTCCTAGCATTCTCTAAGGCTTCTCTTTTAGGCATTACATAATGCCCTGCAAGAACAAGATAATTGTTATTCAGAACATCAACTTCAATTTCAAGCAATAATACTTAGTAAGTAATATAAACCTTCATCACTAACAAGCCTAATGAACTCAGCAGTAATTTTCTCATTCAACCGAGGTTCATcactctcttcttctttttccttcGTCGGTGCTCCCTGATTGTTTGGTTTCTGTAATCAATTAGATTGCAAGAATATTTTAAACACAAGAGTAACATCATGAACTTTAAACGATGAGAAACAATTACCTTAACCTGAGCCGACAAGAATCTCACATTACTGTAGAAGAAATCATGTGGAATCCTCCGTTGATCAACAATACTTGGAATCCTGATAACCGAAGGTATATTTCTCTCAGCTAAACCTCCAGGAACTTGGAAATACCATCGGCGAAACTGATTTGAAATGTTGTTAAGCTTTGATTGTTTGATCCGGCATAAAAAGGCCATGATTCTCTTGAAGTTGTATGAAGATCAAATCGAAAGCATTATCTTGTATTTGAACGATTTCAGATTCAATAAACGATTGAGAAAACGGGATATCGATTGAAGAACAATTTTGCGTCTTCCTGATGAAGCCGTACAGCGTtcttcttacatttttttttcctgTTGTCTGAAATTCTGAATCTCTCGTGACTTTATTGGGCCACCAAAGGCCTGTTTGTATGGGCCATATAAGGCCCAATTAACTTTCTCTGGAGCCCATGGCCGGGTGATTTCAATAAATAcaaaactatttcaaatattgtttgaaataattgttttcatcaaataatctaagagaattaaacatttttccaaataaaatataattaatataattaatatgattgtTTAGTATTTTATATCTTATCGAAAATGTATGTATATGACATATTTACcgtattttgattttgatacataaaaaaaaacatatttatttaaaaaaaaaacaattcaataGGATTACTAcataaacatgacaaaaactcaaaattaaaGACACCTATCATAAAATAAAGTCTTTTTAagaattcaacatttttttatcataaattaacaaggttaaaaactaaaattagttaaaaaattagaattaacctaaataaatataattataaaattttcaaattaaactaaagTAGAGACTAGAAAGAGAACTCCATAACTGTTTTCTTCAAACGTAATTGcatctataaatttttttaaattgataatacacttcatgttagataataataatgatttgaatttacatgttttaatttaaaaaatatatttttataattgaattaactTAAATCtagttgaaataaaataaatttattaagtttagAGATAgaataaatactttttaaaattaagtctCAAATATGTTgggaaaatgaaataaattaactaaaataagtTGATTCATTAAATGTCCGTTTGAATATTACTGAAAATTtcaataatgtatatatttataattatttataatttataatgatcTTGAAAtgtagattaaataataattatttataatttcattatatatatatatatatatatatcggtGTACATTTATCGTaccaataattttaaattttttcggtatataaaaaaattgatattttcgatatTTTATAgtagaatattttcaatatattgataatattgataattttgcCACCCTTATATAAGAGAGATAGATAtagttattgaaaaattaaaaaaaaaaaaaaatgatttttaaaggacaaagtaatttcattaaatcaaatttttagaagatcaaaaaaatccaacaaaaacaatattaattaagtaataacaaagttcatttatttgaaataagttaataaataaatataaaaaaaaaactaacataaaagaacaaataatccaaaattgaaataatatataaaggaaaaaaatgattattagtGATATTTTTGAGAaggcaaatatatatatatatatatatatatatatatatatatatatatatatatatatatatatatatatatataataaaaattaataatttaaaatatgaagtattttagtatttttgttaatgaattatttaatttgatagatGAAAAGagaagtaaaataatatttgatattttttaattatttgaataatacaATACCCTATTACAACTAATGTGAAATTATTGCTCCTAGTTAGAAGAACTAAGATTAAAACGGATAGGAAATTTCATTGTGGCTACATTGTGAGACATGACACCCACTAAATATGTGACACCATTATTTTGACTACTCAACTTTagaaatattaagaatatttgaaTTGAGAcgaatataaatgaaaaaatgttattaaatttattaatatattatttcacttAAATCAACGTTCGaattaaaaacttaataaaactaaatgttttaaaataaatttataactcAGATCCAACTCCAATTATAAGTGTTTCAAAACATCACTTATAAATGAAGTTACATATAAAATCATAGAACTTAATGGTATAACAAAAAGTTGTAATAGAaacaatcttttaaataaagttGTCACCATGTCATATGTAAATTTGAGAAATTGTGAGGTCTCCATATCGgatacattattttaaattaaaaacaaataagttaTAACTAGATTCTTATTTACATTTGAAATTGGATAGTTTCATTAGTTATacctagggatggcaatggggcggggaatgcaattcCCATCTCCGCCccattttaatttcggggatttttttaataccatccctgccccgttcggtttttttcggtttcggggaatcccgcggggtaccgttaataatttttatttaaaaaaataaaaaaaattatacaataaaattatataaacggatttttttaatataatatatattgtaatatatgaaaatttttatattattataaagaaataattttaatacctttataaaatatagtaaataaataaatatatgggtgatttaatatatttatggtattcggggcagaatcggggtgaaaacggggtgaaatcggggcgggtcggggcgggggacacaaataccatccccgccccatccttGTTCGGTTTCGAGGAAAAACCGTCCTAAAcagggcaattcggttcggttttcacggggcggtttcaaattgtcatccttagttATACCCGCACATTCATCTCCATATGTGTTTCAATCTGGCGTATAAACAATGAATGTTTTTACAATTTGCATGTCGTCGGGTGCTTTTTATGAGAATTAATTAACACCCAATATCGCAAGATTATCGTGTCACAatcatttttgtaaatatatataattattagcgTTGCCGGCCAAGTAAATTAATGAATAGAATCCATGAGTCAATTGTGGTGTGAAACGAACCACAAATAATcacattttaatgaaaaaaaacatcACTTTCATAAGCTGTGATATATTGTGAACCAAATCTGTTTTAAGTCTAGAAACATGAACGGGTGATAGATAATGAATTATtgctattttaatataatattaaaaatttatttattccaCCGTCGTCTTTTCAAAGGTATATATGTATTAGGtgaatttgtaatattttacccatttttttaattattatttcatatagGCAGTGGACCATTAAATTGCTTTAGGCCTACACAACGTTGTGGTGGGGTGGGGGATTATttctcataattataaaaataaataataattataaaaaaagaaaaaaaaaatcatttgggTTGATCATGTATATGAATTATttaccaaacaaatattttctcttccttatattaaatataatatatacacaACTAATCAACTATCCAATAtaataaagagataaaaaaaatatatcaaatatgaattagtttatataCAACTGAAATTAAGAatccaaattaaaaaactaaaaagaagTTTCCATGGATACATTGAAGCAAGCAACGGTAATATTAATGTCTGACattatccaaaattttcaaaggttgaaattaaaaaaataaaaataattaattaaataattaaataaagagatTCTATATATAGCAGGTTGTTGACGATAAGATATGAAGGATGGTGATGGACGGGATGACGTTTAAGTACcgtaattacttttttttttttatttatttatttatttatttttgtaatttcttATATTCAATTGGAGGACCCAATTTTCAGATTCATAGTATTTTTCTCCATTTTTTCTAAtcacataattataattataattatgattatgaccatatatatataattttttctattacCTAACTTAACTAGCCTAGTCTAGTCTTATCTAACTATTTTGAATTTATCTTTAATACACCGGATTTTTGTTCAATCACATAAACATGTTTTGGTATAAAAGTTTGTCAacttaaaatgtataaaatctacatttatataaaccactaattaaataaaataaaataaaattgaaaaatcaataTTCGAAGAGATAATTTATCGGTTTAGGGTTAACTGGTTTTAGCggtttcaattaattaattttttaccggtcaaatgattcaattttcggttaaattaattttttactaaacccgataaactaatttaattatatatttataatttatattattattattgttgtttttaaatattagttatattatagtatttaataatttatatatatgaattatttttaaaatttaaattataatctatattgagttgtttaaaaaaaataaaattataaaaaaataaattaaaaataactattttttttttaatatttaacttaaaaaattgaattaccgTTTCATgttaaacccggttaaccgATAAAAACCGTAAAACCAATACTAAATACGGATTAGTTAACCGATTTGTAAAGTAAAATGCAGTAACCAATCCGAACTGGTCAACCAGTTGAACCACCCTAATTAAATCCTATACATGagtcaaaatttttaaaataaatattaata from Impatiens glandulifera chromosome 9, dImpGla2.1, whole genome shotgun sequence includes the following:
- the LOC124915390 gene encoding trafficking protein particle complex subunit 2-like protein, which encodes MIVCVAVVGHQNNPLYIQSFTEADDALKLHHIVHCSLDVVDERVNNPKKSGPTLNETFLGLLYPTENYKVYGYLTNTKVKFILVTTDLDVRDADVRNFFRRFHSAYVDAVSNPFHVPGKKITSRKFAENVSNIVKSFGSSSTG
- the LOC124914477 gene encoding translation initiation factor IF3-1, mitochondrial, with translation MAFLCRIKQSKLNNISNQFRRWYFQVPGGLAERNIPSVIRIPSIVDQRRIPHDFFYSNVRFLSAQVKKPNNQGAPTKEKEEESDEPRLNEKITAEFIRLVSDEGHYVMPKREALENARKLNLDLVEVQRNGKPPVCKIMDYNREKFAKQTKDKVRVKENKTKDTLKTGACKEIRFPVKAEQKDLQMKADAAKKLMEKGYRVKCTVVLDNKKKQSTPSGKEGDEFGGYILRVSNLISEFSVIESVSKGEKSAYLVARHVKFGQLKKAKKISIEDFAKSELPEDDDGELNGVFDVEEDEKVPSRSSGPKEAIQTRPNLHGQRMQSQSGLNPGSGMRTGASTPANDISKPKLPHPTGGPGSSTGTSYGIFSRPSKDNGDSSGGGGRPAEDNRYKKGSGSSSTRVGGNSPNQGPNGSSGGKWGIFSGEGSNPSPNPNGNSGSRTN